TGTCGGCCTTGATGTTCCCAGGGGCGGACGTCACGATTTGTTCTCCTGGAACTCACGCTCCGGGCAGATCACGGGAGCTCGGCGGCTGCGCCTCGATTCGACCGGGGCGCTCCGCGGCTCCGAGGGCTCGCCGCCGGCGGATCGCGGACCGGGCGGACGACAACGCGACACGACGCGCAGGGAGGTCGAGCATGACGGACCAGCACTCCGAGCTCGCGGACCTGCTCGCGGACTGGCTGCCACGGCAGCGCTGGTTCGCGGGCAAGGGCCGGGCAGGTGGGCGGCCGCGCGTCGTTCAGGACGTCCAGCTGAGCTCAGGTGGGAACACAGGCACGAGCACGGCGACGAGCACGAGCACCGGCACGGCCGCGTCGTCGACAGCCACGTCGTCCACGGCCACGGGCACCGACACCGGCACCGGCCCGGCCGCGGTGCTGCGCCTGCTGGTGGTCGAGGTCGAGTTCGACGACGGAGGGCCCGCCGACTACTACCAGGTTCCGGTGGTCATCCGGGCGGACTCCCCCTTCGGCCACGACACCTTCCTGATCGGCGAGTCGTCGATCGGCCTGGTCTACGACGGCCTGCGCGACACCGACGGCAACGCCGCCCTGCTCGCCTACCTGCGGCGCGGGGCGAGCCGGGAGGGCCTCACCGCGACGACCGTGGAGACGCTGGACGAAGGCGAGCTCCCGGCACGCTCGATCGGCGCGGAGCAGTCGAACACCTCGATCGTCTACGGCGAGGCCTACATCCTGAAGGTGTTCCGCCGGCTGTGGCCCGGCATGAACCCCGACCTGGAGATCACCCGGGTCCTGGCCCGGGCGGGCAGCGAGCACGTGGCACGCCCGGTCGCCTGGCTCTCCGGCCAGCTGTCCGGCGTCCCGACGACCTTCGCCTTCATGCAGGACTTCCTGCGCACCGGCGCCGAGGGCTGGCTGCTGGCACTGGCCAGTGTCCGCGACCTGTACGCCGAAGGTGACCTGCACGCCGACGAGGTCGGTGGCGACTTCGCCGCCGAGGCCGAGCGCCTCGGCGCCGCCACCGCCCAGGTGCACCGGCACCTCGCGGCCGCCCTCCCGACCCGGCCGGCCGACCCGGCGGCGCTGTCGACGCTGGCCGACTACCTGCACCGGCGCCTCGACGACGCACTGGCGGCCCTCACCGAACTCGCGCCCTTCGAGGCGGCGCTGCGGGCCGCCTACGACGAGGTCCGCACGGCGCGGCATCTGGGCCCGTTCCAGCGCATCCACGGCGATCTGCACCTCGGCCAGGTGCTCCGGGTGGAGTCCGGCTGGGTGCTGTTCGACTTCGAGGGTGAGCCGGCCCGGCCGGTGCCCGACCGCACCCAGCTCGAATCCCCGCTGCGCGACGTCGCCGGCATGCTCCGCTCCTTCGACTACGCCGCCCAGTCGATGCTGCTGGAACGGCCCGACGAGCCGGCGCTGGCCTACCGGGCGCTGGAGTGGGCCGACCACAACCGTGACGCGTTCTGCCGCGGCTACGGCGCCGAGTCCGGCCGCGACCCCCGGGACGACCACGCCCTGCTGCGCGCGCTCGAGCTGGACAAGGCCGTGTACGAGGTGCTGTACGAGACCCGCCACCGGCCAGGATGGATCAGCATCCCGCTGCGGTCGGTCGAGCGTCTCACCAGCGAGCCGGCGGGGCGGGGCGCGGCGGCGCCCGCCCTGGAGGGCTCGGACCACGCGTAGTAGCCGGGACCTCGAAGGCGAGGTCCCGATCGGGGACGACGAGGTCCCGACCAGGAGAGAAGGACAGGTGGCCGTAGTGGACGATCCCGACGACGTGGCGCGGAACGGTTCCGTGAACGGGCGCCCTGACCTGGCGCGGCTGTCGAGGTTCACCGACACCGCGGTCGTGGACCGGCCCGACTCGCCGGACGCGCCGGACCCGGCCAGCGCCCCCCGGGTGGACGTGCCCCGCGAGGAGCTCGACCGCCTCGTCGGTGGCGCCCACCACGACCCGCACACGGTCCTCGGCGCGCATCCCGCCGGCGCCTGGACGATCCTGCGCACGCTGCGCCCCGACGCCACGGCCGTGACCGCGCTCGTGGACGGCGTCCGCCACCCGCTGACCCGGCAGCACAGCGGCGGGGTGTTCGCCGGCACGGTCCCCGGCCGTCTGCCCGACTACCAGCTCGAGGTGAGCTACCCGGACTCGACCTACGTCGTCGACGACCCCTACCGCCACGGCCCGA
This genomic interval from Parafrankia irregularis contains the following:
- a CDS encoding maltokinase N-terminal cap-like domain-containing protein, with the protein product MTDQHSELADLLADWLPRQRWFAGKGRAGGRPRVVQDVQLSSGGNTGTSTATSTSTGTAASSTATSSTATGTDTGTGPAAVLRLLVVEVEFDDGGPADYYQVPVVIRADSPFGHDTFLIGESSIGLVYDGLRDTDGNAALLAYLRRGASREGLTATTVETLDEGELPARSIGAEQSNTSIVYGEAYILKVFRRLWPGMNPDLEITRVLARAGSEHVARPVAWLSGQLSGVPTTFAFMQDFLRTGAEGWLLALASVRDLYAEGDLHADEVGGDFAAEAERLGAATAQVHRHLAAALPTRPADPAALSTLADYLHRRLDDALAALTELAPFEAALRAAYDEVRTARHLGPFQRIHGDLHLGQVLRVESGWVLFDFEGEPARPVPDRTQLESPLRDVAGMLRSFDYAAQSMLLERPDEPALAYRALEWADHNRDAFCRGYGAESGRDPRDDHALLRALELDKAVYEVLYETRHRPGWISIPLRSVERLTSEPAGRGAAAPALEGSDHA